A window from Bosea sp. ANAM02 encodes these proteins:
- a CDS encoding L,D-transpeptidase, whose amino-acid sequence MLRHVALATLALTTIATALPAQAREIVGMRDGRFDPGTIVIRTGERRLYFVTAPGEAIRYTIAVGKAGKQWRGVKYVEELQVDPAWSPPAEVRRDNPRLPDVIPGGSPRNPMGARVIGLGPTGQYAIHGTNMPNTIGTAASYGCFRMHNQDVIDLYARVRMGTPVVVLP is encoded by the coding sequence ATGCTCAGACATGTCGCCCTTGCCACCCTCGCCCTGACGACCATCGCTACCGCGCTACCGGCACAGGCGCGAGAGATCGTCGGCATGCGCGACGGGCGCTTCGACCCCGGCACCATCGTGATCCGCACCGGCGAGCGGAGGCTCTATTTCGTCACCGCGCCCGGCGAGGCGATCCGCTACACGATCGCCGTCGGCAAGGCCGGCAAGCAGTGGCGCGGGGTCAAATATGTCGAGGAATTGCAGGTCGATCCGGCCTGGAGCCCTCCGGCCGAGGTCAGGCGCGACAACCCCCGCCTGCCCGACGTCATCCCCGGCGGCTCGCCCCGCAACCCGATGGGCGCGCGCGTCATCGGGCTCGGGCCGACCGGGCAATACGCCATTCACGGCACCAACATGCCGAACACCATCGGCACCGCCGCTTCCTATGGCTGCTTCCGCATGCACAACCAGGACGTGATCGACCTCTACGCCCGCGTCCGGATGGGCACGCCGGTCGTCGTCCTGCCCTGA
- a CDS encoding DUF1674 domain-containing protein yields the protein MPEKTDQDRPAEAPPEAGVLSPAAQRALAEAAARRAAIDAHAAEVAKQREVNGRGGLEPVRYDDWEVKGIASDF from the coding sequence ATGCCCGAGAAGACCGATCAGGACAGGCCAGCGGAAGCCCCTCCCGAGGCCGGGGTTCTGTCTCCCGCCGCGCAGCGTGCGCTGGCGGAAGCGGCGGCGCGCCGCGCCGCGATCGATGCCCATGCCGCCGAGGTCGCGAAGCAGCGCGAGGTCAACGGGCGCGGCGGGCTGGAGCCGGTGCGCTACGACGACTGGGAAGTGAAGGGCATAGCCAGCGACTTCTGA
- the purH gene encoding bifunctional phosphoribosylaminoimidazolecarboxamide formyltransferase/IMP cyclohydrolase produces the protein MPNELRRVERALLSVSDKTGLIDFARALHKLGIALVSTGGTAKAIAEAGLPVSDVSDLTGFPEMMDGRVKTLHPKVHGGLLAIRSHPEHQASMLGHGIQPIDLLVVNLYPFEATVAAGKGYDDCIENIDIGGPAMIRAAAKNHHDVAVVVEPADYPSVLADLEAQKGATTLTLRRKLAQKAYARTAAYDAAISNWFANELGDTAPHFRALGGALAETMRYGENPHQWAAFYRTPENRPGVSTARQVQGKQLSYNNINDTDAAFECVAEFAPEASAACVIVKHANPCGVAAGGSLLEAYERALACDPVSAFGGIVALNRKLDAAAAKKIVEIFTEVIIAPDADEEAIAMIAAKKNLRLLLTGGLPDVRAPGLSLRTVSGGFLAQSRDNAVVDDMELKVVTKRQPSERELADLRFAFRVAKHVKSNAIVYARDLATVGIGAGQMSRVDSSRIAAWKAAEAAKAAGSAESLAKGSVVASDAFFPFADGLLAAAEAGATAVIQPGGSMRDDEVIKAADEAGLAMVFTGHRHFRH, from the coding sequence ATGCCGAACGAGCTCCGCCGCGTCGAACGCGCGCTCCTTTCCGTTTCCGACAAGACGGGGCTGATCGACTTCGCGCGCGCCCTCCACAAGCTCGGCATCGCGCTGGTCTCGACCGGCGGTACCGCCAAGGCCATCGCCGAGGCCGGCCTGCCGGTCTCGGATGTCTCCGACCTCACCGGCTTCCCCGAGATGATGGACGGCCGGGTCAAGACGCTGCATCCGAAGGTCCATGGCGGCCTGCTCGCCATCCGCTCGCATCCAGAGCATCAGGCCTCGATGCTCGGCCACGGCATCCAGCCGATCGACCTGCTCGTCGTGAACCTCTACCCGTTCGAGGCCACGGTCGCGGCCGGCAAGGGCTATGACGACTGCATCGAGAACATCGATATCGGCGGCCCCGCGATGATCCGCGCCGCCGCCAAGAACCATCACGACGTCGCCGTCGTGGTCGAGCCGGCCGATTACCCCTCGGTCCTCGCCGATCTCGAGGCCCAGAAGGGCGCGACCACGCTGACCCTGCGCCGCAAGCTGGCCCAGAAGGCCTATGCCCGCACCGCGGCTTACGACGCGGCGATCTCGAACTGGTTCGCCAATGAGCTCGGCGACACCGCTCCGCATTTCCGCGCGCTCGGCGGCGCGCTCGCCGAGACGATGCGCTATGGCGAGAACCCGCATCAATGGGCCGCGTTCTACCGCACGCCGGAGAACCGCCCGGGCGTCTCGACCGCCCGTCAGGTCCAGGGCAAGCAGCTCTCCTACAACAATATCAACGACACTGACGCCGCCTTCGAATGCGTCGCCGAGTTCGCTCCGGAGGCCTCGGCCGCCTGCGTCATCGTCAAACATGCCAACCCTTGCGGCGTCGCCGCCGGCGGCTCGCTGCTCGAAGCCTATGAGCGCGCGCTCGCCTGCGACCCGGTCTCGGCCTTCGGCGGCATCGTCGCGCTGAACCGCAAGCTCGATGCGGCTGCCGCGAAGAAGATCGTCGAGATCTTCACCGAGGTGATCATCGCGCCCGACGCCGACGAGGAGGCGATCGCCATGATCGCCGCCAAGAAGAACCTGCGCCTGCTGTTGACCGGCGGCCTGCCGGATGTCCGGGCGCCCGGCCTGTCGCTGCGCACCGTCTCCGGCGGCTTCCTCGCCCAGTCGCGCGACAATGCCGTCGTCGACGACATGGAGCTCAAGGTCGTGACGAAGCGCCAGCCGAGCGAGCGCGAGCTTGCCGACCTGCGCTTCGCCTTCCGCGTCGCCAAGCACGTCAAGTCGAACGCGATCGTCTATGCCAGGGACCTCGCCACCGTCGGCATCGGCGCCGGCCAGATGAGCCGCGTCGATTCCTCGCGCATCGCCGCCTGGAAGGCCGCCGAGGCCGCGAAGGCGGCAGGCAGTGCGGAAAGCCTCGCCAAGGGCTCGGTCGTAGCGTCGGACGCCTTCTTCCCCTTCGCCGACGGCCTGCTCGCGGCGGCGGAAGCCGGTGCGACGGCCGTTATCCAGCCCGGCGGCTCGATGCGCGACGACGAGGTCATCAAGGCCGCCGACGAAGCCGGCCTCGCCATGGTCTTCACCGGGCACCGCCACTTCCGCCATTGA
- a CDS encoding 2-hydroxyacid dehydrogenase has translation MKPTILMIPRLADDAIASLKQSYTVIGPVEGGDAANIPPEAREARALVTYGGLRTDVELMAALPKLELIACYGTGVEGVDAAAAKARGIKLCNAADANARSVAEFAVGLMLCCMRGIGRGDRFVRDGLWNRRGIEPVANTPDLAGRKIGIYGLGAIGSKIASRAAAFEMDVGYHSRTPKPDLPYQFHDSLLGLAGWADVLMVAVRASAETRHAVDDAVLNALGPEGYVVNISRGLVIDEDALCDALEQKRIGGAALDVFAAEPHVPERLRKLDNVVLTPHIAASSQDAKKAQLRTLLGNLEAFFAGRPMPAGVPL, from the coding sequence ATGAAGCCGACGATCCTGATGATTCCGCGTCTCGCCGATGATGCGATCGCAAGCCTGAAGCAAAGCTACACGGTGATCGGGCCGGTCGAGGGTGGCGATGCGGCAAATATCCCGCCCGAAGCGCGCGAAGCCCGCGCGCTGGTGACGTATGGCGGGCTCCGGACCGATGTCGAGCTGATGGCCGCCTTGCCGAAGCTCGAATTGATCGCGTGCTATGGCACGGGCGTAGAGGGGGTCGACGCTGCGGCCGCCAAGGCGCGTGGCATCAAGCTCTGCAATGCTGCCGATGCCAATGCCCGCAGCGTCGCCGAATTCGCGGTCGGCCTGATGCTTTGCTGCATGCGCGGGATCGGACGAGGCGATCGCTTCGTCCGGGATGGTCTCTGGAACCGCCGGGGCATCGAGCCGGTCGCCAATACGCCGGATCTGGCCGGGCGGAAGATCGGCATCTACGGGCTCGGCGCCATCGGCAGCAAGATCGCGAGCCGTGCGGCTGCCTTCGAGATGGATGTCGGCTATCACAGCCGCACGCCCAAGCCCGATCTGCCCTACCAGTTCCATGACAGCCTGCTCGGCCTTGCCGGATGGGCCGACGTGCTCATGGTCGCGGTCCGGGCCAGCGCCGAGACGCGCCACGCCGTCGACGATGCTGTGCTGAATGCGCTCGGGCCGGAGGGCTATGTCGTGAATATCTCGCGCGGTCTCGTCATCGACGAGGATGCGCTCTGCGATGCCCTCGAACAGAAGCGCATCGGTGGAGCTGCGCTGGACGTCTTCGCGGCCGAGCCGCATGTGCCGGAGCGCTTGCGCAAGCTCGACAATGTCGTGCTGACGCCGCATATCGCCGCGAGCTCGCAGGACGCCAAGAAGGCCCAATTGCGGACGCTCCTCGGCAATCTCGAAGCCTTCTTCGCGGGCCGGCCCATGCCGGCGGGCGTGCCGCTCTAG
- a CDS encoding class I SAM-dependent methyltransferase, which translates to MNSNDKRLAALRRLLAEAHEKLGLKLGFRLWDGSMVPASWPQDGLAITIADAGVMAALIRKPKLDTLLNLHVADRIAIVNGSIFDLAAARPEGKVGKLARNIPKSAVFDVVRRFLFAPGTAEAAVSHRKGDEIARDGAPATNKANIAYHYDVSNDFYRLFLDEEMVYTCAYFTEDHGDLERAQRDKLDMICRKLRLQPGDRFLDIGCGWGALVCHAARYYGVEAHGVTLAEEQLALAREKVERLGLQGKVTLHLKDFTQMEGEFDKISSIGMFEHVGIRNHPAYFQAVNRLLRPRGVYLHHCISRRAKKTEKAFNKMPAEYRALVRYIFPGGELDHLGMSIANLERHGFEVHDVEGWREHYQRTTRLWWERLEANKEKAGAEIGPERTRMWLLYLAGCSLAFERGGALVNQTLVSKRRKGTSGLPLTRADLYSA; encoded by the coding sequence ATGAACAGCAACGACAAGCGCCTCGCGGCCCTACGCCGCCTTCTTGCCGAGGCGCATGAGAAGCTCGGCCTGAAGCTTGGCTTCCGGCTGTGGGACGGCAGTATGGTCCCTGCCTCCTGGCCGCAGGACGGGCTCGCCATCACCATCGCCGATGCCGGGGTGATGGCGGCGCTGATCCGCAAGCCGAAGCTCGACACGCTGCTCAACCTGCATGTCGCCGACCGCATCGCGATCGTGAATGGCTCGATCTTCGATCTCGCCGCTGCGCGTCCGGAAGGCAAGGTCGGCAAGCTCGCGCGCAACATCCCGAAGAGCGCCGTCTTCGACGTCGTCAGGCGCTTCCTGTTCGCGCCCGGCACGGCCGAGGCCGCCGTCAGCCATCGCAAGGGCGACGAGATCGCACGCGACGGCGCGCCGGCCACCAACAAGGCCAATATCGCCTATCATTACGACGTCTCGAACGATTTCTACCGGCTCTTCCTCGACGAGGAGATGGTCTATACCTGCGCCTATTTCACCGAGGATCACGGCGATCTCGAACGGGCCCAGCGCGACAAGCTCGACATGATCTGCCGGAAGCTGCGCCTGCAGCCGGGCGACCGCTTCCTCGATATCGGCTGCGGCTGGGGCGCGCTGGTCTGCCACGCCGCCCGCTATTACGGCGTCGAGGCGCATGGCGTGACGCTGGCCGAGGAGCAGCTCGCCTTGGCGCGCGAGAAGGTCGAGAGGCTCGGGCTTCAGGGCAAGGTCACGCTCCATCTCAAGGATTTCACGCAGATGGAAGGGGAGTTCGACAAGATCTCCTCGATCGGCATGTTCGAGCATGTCGGCATCCGCAACCATCCCGCCTATTTCCAGGCGGTGAACCGGCTGCTCAGGCCGCGCGGGGTCTATCTACATCACTGCATCTCGCGCCGCGCCAAGAAGACCGAGAAGGCCTTCAACAAGATGCCCGCCGAATATCGCGCGCTGGTGCGCTACATCTTCCCGGGCGGCGAGCTCGACCATTTGGGCATGTCGATCGCCAATCTCGAGCGCCACGGCTTCGAGGTGCATGATGTCGAGGGCTGGCGCGAGCACTACCAGCGCACGACACGCCTGTGGTGGGAACGGCTCGAGGCCAACAAGGAAAAGGCGGGGGCCGAGATCGGGCCGGAGCGCACGCGGATGTGGCTGCTTTATCTGGCGGGCTGCTCGCTCGCCTTCGAGCGCGGCGGGGCGCTGGTGAACCAGACGCTGGTCTCGAAGCGGCGCAAGGGCACATCCGGCCTGCCGCTGACGCGCGCAGACCTCTATAGCGCCTGA
- a CDS encoding DUF2853 family protein, which yields MDHLADVKKFAKKPLNEAAFAGMSKSYALVMSKPDTRYVACSDPAELDRVRENFLKKKLGLKSGDLDGSVKAICEHMKADKTKSRLTFYYLLAEHHGKLDLFVKK from the coding sequence ATGGATCATCTTGCCGACGTGAAGAAGTTCGCCAAGAAGCCGCTCAACGAAGCGGCCTTTGCCGGCATGTCGAAATCCTACGCGCTTGTGATGAGCAAACCCGACACCCGCTACGTCGCCTGCTCGGACCCGGCCGAACTCGATCGCGTTCGCGAAAACTTCCTGAAGAAGAAGCTCGGCCTGAAATCCGGCGATCTCGACGGCTCCGTCAAGGCGATCTGCGAGCATATGAAGGCCGACAAGACCAAGTCCCGCCTGACCTTCTACTATCTGTTGGCCGAGCATCACGGAAAGCTCGACCTCTTCGTCAAGAAGTAA
- a CDS encoding heparinase II/III family protein — translation MAQAAIGRAARRTRGQLVGATRRLWPFGRSSATRLLFAPHDLRTADPTTAGDFYAGYYAFAGRMLRSHGDSPFDASPPSDAWAEALYGFGWLRHMRAADTAIARANARSLVEDFIARRRDRHDIARRPAVAARRLISFLSHSPLLLEGADHVFYDRYLRHISRLTDRVSLALAGAVEGADRLNGLIALAFAAICLDGQDSRRRRIETLLSEELDEQILPDGGHLSRNPRLLIEFLLDLLPLRETFAARGLEPPRGMLTAIERMMPHLRLFRHGDGALALFNGMGTTPPDLMATLAAYDDARGRPTEHAAYSGYSRLAAERSIVVTDAGAPPRGAYSVEAHAGCLAFEFSSGAQRIIVNCGSSRFGPPELKLAARSTAAHSTLVLDDRSSANFGMVLGEMRVVSGPRDVRVARQDGAEGAEWVASHDGYRRGLGATHTRRLTLARDGAALAGEDEVALTGTRTALSAALRFHLHPNIRASLVREGSGALLALASGEVWSFEAGGLTIAIEESIFLAASDGRRRTEQLVVAFDAVANPRVAWRLSRISTANLRAGRSIADVIAEREAGEPAPDA, via the coding sequence TTGGCCCAGGCCGCGATCGGACGGGCGGCGCGGCGGACCCGTGGCCAGCTCGTCGGCGCGACCCGCAGGCTCTGGCCCTTCGGCCGCAGCAGCGCGACGCGCCTGCTCTTCGCCCCGCATGACCTGCGCACGGCCGATCCGACGACCGCAGGCGATTTCTATGCAGGCTATTATGCCTTCGCCGGGCGGATGCTGCGCAGTCACGGCGACTCGCCCTTCGACGCGAGTCCGCCGAGCGATGCCTGGGCCGAGGCGCTCTACGGTTTCGGCTGGCTGCGACATATGCGAGCCGCCGACACGGCCATCGCCCGCGCTAATGCTCGCAGCCTTGTCGAGGATTTCATCGCCCGGCGTCGCGACCGGCACGACATCGCCCGCCGCCCGGCCGTCGCGGCGCGCCGGCTGATCTCCTTCCTGTCGCATTCGCCCTTGCTGCTGGAAGGCGCCGACCATGTCTTCTACGACCGCTATCTGCGCCATATCTCGCGCCTGACCGATCGGGTCAGCCTGGCGCTGGCCGGTGCCGTCGAAGGTGCCGACCGGTTGAACGGCCTGATCGCCCTCGCCTTCGCCGCAATCTGCCTGGACGGGCAGGACAGTCGCCGCCGCCGGATCGAGACCCTGCTTTCGGAGGAGCTCGACGAGCAGATCCTGCCCGATGGCGGCCATCTCTCGCGCAATCCGCGCCTGCTGATCGAGTTCCTGCTCGACCTCCTGCCCCTGCGCGAGACCTTCGCCGCCCGCGGGCTCGAACCGCCGCGCGGCATGCTGACCGCGATCGAGCGGATGATGCCGCATTTGCGCCTGTTCCGGCATGGCGACGGCGCGCTCGCTTTGTTCAACGGCATGGGCACGACCCCGCCCGACCTGATGGCGACGCTCGCGGCCTATGACGATGCCCGCGGCCGCCCGACCGAACACGCCGCCTATTCCGGCTACAGTCGCCTCGCGGCCGAGCGCAGCATCGTCGTCACCGATGCCGGCGCGCCGCCGCGCGGCGCTTATTCGGTCGAGGCCCATGCCGGCTGCCTCGCCTTCGAGTTCTCCAGCGGCGCGCAGCGGATCATCGTCAATTGCGGCTCGAGCCGCTTCGGCCCGCCGGAGCTCAAGCTCGCCGCCCGCAGCACCGCCGCGCACTCGACGCTCGTCCTCGACGACCGCTCCAGTGCCAATTTCGGCATGGTGCTCGGCGAGATGCGCGTCGTCTCCGGGCCGCGCGACGTCCGCGTCGCCCGGCAGGACGGCGCGGAGGGCGCCGAATGGGTCGCGAGCCATGACGGCTATCGCCGCGGCCTCGGCGCCACCCATACCCGCCGCCTGACGCTGGCTCGCGACGGCGCGGCGCTGGCGGGCGAGGATGAGGTCGCCCTGACCGGCACGCGCACGGCTCTCTCCGCCGCCCTGCGCTTCCATCTGCACCCGAATATCCGCGCCAGCCTCGTCCGCGAGGGCAGCGGCGCGCTGCTGGCGCTCGCCTCGGGCGAGGTCTGGAGCTTCGAGGCCGGCGGGCTGACCATCGCGATCGAGGAGAGCATCTTCCTCGCCGCCTCCGACGGGCGGCGGCGCACCGAGCAACTCGTCGTCGCCTTCGACGCGGTGGCAAACCCGCGCGTCGCCTGGCGCCTCAGCCGGATCAGCACCGCCAATCTCCGCGCCGGCAGGTCGATTGCCGACGTGATCGCCGAGCGCGAGGCCGGGGAACCCGCACCCGACGCGTGA
- a CDS encoding low temperature requirement protein A gives MAKAHKPGALLRERVEHQHARVSYVELFFDLVFVFAITQISHTLLEHFSPLGVAQAAFLLAAVWWIWIYTSWVTNWLDPERPPVRILLFVLMLLGLAMSCSLPDAFGASGLVFAGAYVAAQLIRSLFMMASLKDASPANYRNFQRISIWLSISALFWIAGGLSEGSLRFGLWLVALGIEYAGPALGFRVFRLGRSETTDWNVEGGHLSERCALFIIIALGESILITGATAAKLPLTAANLTAFLNAFLSSIAMWWIYFHIGAERASHHIAKSDDPGRIARIAYTYLHVLLVAGIILVAVGDELVIAHPGGHADAKTAIAVLAGPAFYLLGNLLFKRVTAGWYPLSHLVGLGLLAVLAPAWTVLPPLGFSLAATAILILVASWEAISLRPKEA, from the coding sequence ATGGCCAAAGCTCACAAACCCGGCGCGCTGCTCAGGGAGCGCGTCGAACACCAGCATGCGCGGGTCAGCTATGTCGAGCTGTTCTTCGACCTGGTCTTCGTCTTCGCGATCACCCAAATCTCGCACACGCTGCTCGAGCATTTCAGCCCGCTCGGCGTCGCGCAGGCCGCCTTCCTGCTCGCCGCCGTCTGGTGGATCTGGATCTACACGAGCTGGGTGACGAACTGGCTCGATCCCGAGCGCCCGCCGGTCCGGATCCTGCTCTTCGTCCTGATGCTGCTAGGCCTGGCGATGTCCTGCTCGCTGCCGGACGCCTTCGGCGCAAGCGGTCTCGTTTTCGCCGGGGCCTATGTCGCGGCGCAGCTCATCCGCTCGCTCTTCATGATGGCAAGCCTGAAGGACGCTTCGCCCGCGAACTACCGCAATTTCCAGCGCATCAGCATCTGGCTCTCGATTTCGGCACTGTTCTGGATCGCCGGCGGGCTGAGCGAGGGCAGTCTGCGCTTCGGCCTCTGGCTCGTCGCGCTCGGCATCGAATATGCCGGCCCGGCCCTCGGCTTTCGCGTGTTCCGTCTCGGCCGCTCCGAGACGACCGACTGGAATGTCGAGGGCGGCCATCTGTCCGAGCGCTGCGCGCTCTTCATCATCATCGCGCTCGGCGAATCGATCCTGATCACCGGCGCCACTGCCGCGAAACTGCCGCTCACGGCCGCCAATCTGACAGCCTTCCTGAATGCCTTCCTGAGTTCGATCGCGATGTGGTGGATCTATTTCCATATCGGCGCCGAGCGGGCGAGCCACCATATCGCCAAATCCGACGATCCCGGGCGGATCGCGCGGATCGCCTATACTTATCTGCATGTCCTGCTGGTCGCCGGCATCATCCTCGTCGCCGTCGGCGACGAACTGGTGATCGCCCATCCCGGCGGCCATGCCGACGCGAAGACGGCGATCGCCGTGCTCGCCGGCCCGGCCTTCTACCTGCTCGGCAATCTCCTGTTCAAACGGGTCACGGCCGGCTGGTATCCGCTCTCCCATCTCGTCGGGCTCGGCCTGCTCGCCGTGCTCGCGCCGGCCTGGACCGTGTTGCCGCCCCTGGGCTTCAGCCTGGCGGCGACCGCGATCCTGATCCTGGTCGCATCCTGGGAAGCGATCTCGCTGCGGCCGAAGGAGGCCTGA
- the htpX gene encoding zinc metalloprotease HtpX, producing the protein MNYVRTGLLMAGLTALFGAVGYLLGGGGGMLMALGFAAVTNLFSYWNSDRLALAAQNAQEVDERSAPELYGMVRDLAARANMPMPRVYLIHEDQPNAFATGRNPENAAVAATTGILRTLTYEELAGVMAHELAHIKNHDTLTMTITATFAGAISSLVTFGMFFGSRDNRPNFIVQILLSILAPMAAALIQMAISRSREYEADKLGGEICGNPVWLADALAKIAAGVQHIPNETAEAKPATAHMFIINPLTGGGMDNLFSTHPDTGNRIAALMDQARAMGIGRNHAGAGFTAQAGDSPWGNAPRQPGPWG; encoded by the coding sequence ATGAACTACGTTCGCACCGGCCTATTGATGGCAGGCCTGACGGCGCTGTTCGGCGCGGTCGGCTATCTGCTCGGCGGCGGGGGCGGCATGCTGATGGCGCTCGGCTTCGCCGCTGTGACCAATCTCTTCAGCTACTGGAATTCCGACCGGCTGGCGCTGGCCGCCCAGAACGCCCAGGAGGTCGATGAGCGCAGCGCGCCCGAGCTCTACGGCATGGTGCGTGACCTGGCGGCCCGCGCGAACATGCCGATGCCGCGCGTCTACCTGATCCACGAGGACCAGCCCAATGCCTTCGCCACCGGCCGCAACCCTGAGAACGCGGCGGTCGCGGCGACGACCGGCATCCTGCGCACGCTGACCTATGAGGAACTGGCCGGCGTGATGGCGCACGAACTCGCGCATATCAAGAATCACGATACGCTGACGATGACGATCACCGCGACCTTCGCCGGTGCGATCTCCTCGCTCGTCACCTTCGGCATGTTCTTCGGCTCGCGCGACAACCGCCCCAACTTCATCGTCCAGATCCTGCTCTCGATCCTCGCGCCGATGGCCGCCGCCCTGATCCAGATGGCGATCTCGCGCTCGCGCGAATACGAGGCCGACAAGCTCGGCGGCGAAATCTGCGGCAATCCGGTCTGGCTGGCCGACGCGCTCGCCAAGATCGCGGCCGGCGTCCAGCACATCCCCAACGAGACAGCCGAGGCCAAGCCTGCTACGGCGCACATGTTCATCATCAATCCCCTCACCGGCGGCGGCATGGATAATCTGTTCTCGACTCACCCCGACACCGGCAATCGCATCGCCGCCCTGATGGATCAGGCGCGCGCGATGGGCATCGGCCGCAACCATGCCGGCGCGGGCTTCACGGCGCAGGCGGGCGACAGCCCGTGGGGTAACGCGCCGCGCCAGCCGGGCCCGTGGGGCTGA
- a CDS encoding RsmB/NOP family class I SAM-dependent RNA methyltransferase, which yields MAARSSSRRPDQPETEPRLDDAPGLPARRLAAAVIDEVLRARVALDETLERMLPESGLDAADAGLARAIAVTAFRRLGTIQQAIDARLDRGSPRKSGPFEPIMTAAAAQILFLDVPDHAAVDIAIRHLHEDPRSARYAALGNAVLRRLARERDAVLAEAQAEVFGDTPDWLVESWCTAYGEDTAAAIAQSHREEPPLDLSVKADAAGWAEKLDGIALPIGSVRLRERQAIAGLPGFDEGDWWVQDAAAALPVKLLAPKPGERIADLCAAPGGKTAQIAAAGADVTALDRSGPRLRRLKANLARLGLSAEVVTADAATWKADAFDAVLLDAPCSATGTIRRHPDVAWTKLPEDRDRLAALQARLFDAAAALTKPGGRLVYCTCSLEPQEGEEQTAAFLARNPQFHREPVRPEEIGGLTDAIDANGDIRTLPHQLQGETPRLSGWAGFYATRLIRL from the coding sequence ATGGCCGCTCGATCTTCCTCGCGCCGCCCGGACCAGCCGGAAACGGAGCCCAGGCTCGACGACGCCCCGGGCCTGCCGGCCCGCCGGCTCGCGGCCGCCGTCATCGACGAAGTGCTGCGCGCCCGCGTCGCGCTCGACGAGACCCTTGAGCGCATGCTGCCGGAATCCGGGCTCGATGCGGCCGATGCCGGTCTCGCGCGCGCCATTGCCGTCACCGCCTTCCGCCGCCTCGGCACGATCCAGCAGGCGATCGATGCGCGGCTCGACCGGGGCAGCCCGCGCAAGTCCGGCCCGTTCGAGCCGATCATGACGGCCGCAGCCGCCCAGATTCTCTTCCTCGACGTGCCCGACCATGCCGCCGTCGATATCGCCATCCGGCACTTGCACGAGGACCCGCGCTCGGCCCGCTATGCCGCGCTCGGCAATGCCGTGCTGCGCCGCCTCGCCCGCGAGCGCGACGCCGTGCTCGCGGAAGCGCAGGCGGAGGTCTTCGGCGACACGCCCGACTGGTTGGTGGAGAGCTGGTGCACCGCCTATGGCGAGGACACCGCCGCCGCGATCGCACAGAGCCACCGTGAGGAGCCGCCGCTCGACCTCTCAGTCAAGGCGGACGCCGCCGGCTGGGCCGAAAAGCTCGACGGCATCGCCCTCCCGATCGGCTCGGTACGCCTGCGCGAGCGCCAGGCCATCGCCGGCCTGCCCGGCTTCGACGAGGGCGATTGGTGGGTGCAGGATGCCGCCGCCGCCCTGCCGGTCAAGCTCCTTGCCCCGAAGCCCGGCGAGCGCATCGCCGATCTCTGCGCCGCGCCCGGCGGCAAGACCGCCCAGATCGCGGCTGCCGGCGCCGATGTCACCGCCCTCGACCGCTCTGGGCCGCGCCTGCGCCGCCTCAAGGCCAATCTCGCCCGGCTCGGCCTCTCCGCCGAGGTCGTCACCGCCGATGCCGCGACCTGGAAGGCGGACGCCTTCGACGCGGTTCTGCTCGACGCCCCCTGCAGCGCGACCGGCACGATCCGCCGCCATCCGGACGTCGCCTGGACCAAGCTGCCCGAGGATCGCGACCGTCTCGCCGCCCTGCAGGCGCGCCTGTTCGATGCCGCCGCCGCGCTGACCAAGCCCGGTGGGCGGCTCGTCTACTGCACCTGCTCGCTCGAACCGCAGGAAGGCGAGGAGCAGACCGCCGCCTTTCTCGCGCGCAATCCCCAGTTTCATCGCGAACCCGTCCGCCCCGAGGAAATCGGCGGTTTGACCGATGCTATCGATGCGAACGGCGATATCCGCACCTTGCCGCACCAGTTGCAGGGCGAAACCCCGCGCCTGTCGGGATGGGCGGGATTTTACGCAACCCGCCTGATCAGGCTATGA